Within the Herbaspirillum sp. RTI4 genome, the region CAGGGATTGGGCGCGCTTGGATTAACCTACATCGGCGGTCATGCGCAAACGGTGCGGCCACTGCTTTCACCGATGGTGGAAGGTGCTGCAACAGCGCGCTACGGTGAATTGCCGCGGCACATTCGCGACAAGTTGCGCGCGCATTCTGCTGCGTGCGACAACATCGCCGTGTTCTTTGGTGAAGACATTTTCATTGCCTTCGGCGCGGTGCTACTGATGGATGCCTTCCTCAAGGAAAACGGCATCACCAATATCGAACCCTTGCATCTCGGGCTGTGGGCTATCCCTACCGCTATCGCGGCCCTCATCATTCACATGTTCCGCCTGGTGCGCTTAGATGCCCGTATTGATCGCGATGTCACTGCCTGGAAAAAATCGAATGCGCAAGGAGCAAGCGCATGAGCACCCTGCTTACCCTTAATGAAATCTACTATCTGATCGGCGTTATTCTCATGCTGCTGGTTGGCATGACCTTGCGTGATAAAGGAAATCCGAAACGCCTGACCACGGCACTATTCTGGTTTTTG harbors:
- a CDS encoding DUF969 domain-containing protein — protein: MTVIDLLPLIGIPIVVAGFAFKFNPLLVVTVAGLATGLSVGMDVGTLLELFGEKFINSRSLAVYVLILPIIGLLESYGLKERAKDWISSMAGATSARILMLYFILRQGLGALGLTYIGGHAQTVRPLLSPMVEGAATARYGELPRHIRDKLRAHSAACDNIAVFFGEDIFIAFGAVLLMDAFLKENGITNIEPLHLGLWAIPTAIAALIIHMFRLVRLDARIDRDVTAWKKSNAQGASA